From Actinomycetota bacterium, the proteins below share one genomic window:
- a CDS encoding TIGR00725 family protein, translating into MSHDQPYIAVVGTGTPDAAFEALAEDVGRHVALAGGVLVCGGLEGVMAAASRGAAEAGGLALGILPGSDRRAANRWVQVAVATGVGELRNALLVRAADVMIAIGGGFGTLSEIAFAVKTGVPVVGLRTWDLARAGAPDAIEVASDAPDAVRRALRHASR; encoded by the coding sequence GTGTCCCACGACCAGCCCTACATCGCGGTGGTCGGCACGGGCACGCCCGATGCCGCGTTCGAGGCGCTGGCCGAGGACGTCGGTCGCCACGTTGCTCTCGCCGGCGGGGTGCTAGTCTGCGGCGGGTTGGAGGGTGTCATGGCGGCGGCGAGTCGCGGCGCGGCCGAGGCCGGCGGCCTGGCGTTGGGGATCCTGCCCGGAAGCGATCGCCGCGCCGCGAACCGATGGGTGCAGGTGGCCGTTGCCACCGGTGTCGGTGAGCTGCGCAACGCCCTGCTGGTTCGCGCAGCCGATGTCATGATCGCGATCGGCGGAGGGTTCGGGACGCTGTCGGAGATCGCGTTCGCCGTCAAGACCGGCGTCCCGGTGGTTGGTCTTCGCACCTGGGACCTGGCCCGTGCCGGTGCCCCGGACGCCATCGAGGTCGCCTCCGACGCCCCGGACGCGGTCCGGCGGGCGCTGCGTCACGCCAGCAGATGA